From Phosphitispora fastidiosa:
TTTTTAGCCATTCTGACCAGTTCAACCGAACCTGCAGTGCTGATATGGGCAATATGGAGCCCGGCGCCTGTCAGCTCTGCCAGCATGATATCTCTGGCAACCATAGCCTCCTCAGCCAGCCTGGTAATTCCCTTAAGACCATAAACCGTGGAAAAGTAGCCTTCGTGCATCACCCCGTCGGCGACAAGGTTCAGATCCTCACAGTGAGAAATAACCGGCATCCCAAACATAGCCGCATACTGCATGGCCAGCCTCATTACCTGGGCATTCATTAGAGGCCTGCCGTCATCAGATATGGCCACAGCCCCGGCCAGCCGCATATCACCAATTTCCGCAAGCTCTTCACCCTTGGAGCCCTTGGTGACTGCTCCTATGGGAAAAACATTTACTGCCCCTTCGCCGGCAGCCCTGAATTTGACGAACTCCACCAAGGCCTGATTGTCGATGACCGGATTTGTATTAGGCATACAGGCCACACCGGTGAAACCTCCCATGGCCGCAGCCCTGGTTCCGCTAGCGATAGTCTCCTTGGCCTCCAGACCGGGTTCCCGCAGATGGACATGCATGTCAATAAAACCCGGCATCACCAGCTTACCGACTGCTTCAACCACTTCTGCCCCGTCAGCAGCAATATTTTTGTCTACCGCAGCGATCTTTCCTTTATCAACAAGGACATCAGCGTCCTGAGAAATTCCGTTAACCGGATCGATTACTTTTCCGCCCTTAATTAACAGCTTCATGGGGGTTACCTCCTCCTGTCAGCAGATACAGCAAGGCCATCCTTACGGCAACTCCGTTGGTGACCTGCTCATTTATAACGGCCTGGATGCCGTCAGCAACATCAGGGGCAATCTCAATTCCCCTGTTCATGGGGCCTGGGTGCATCACCAGAGCCTCAGGGGATGCCAGCTTTAACCTCTCCGCAGTTACTCCATACAGTCGGGAATACTCCCTGATGGTGGGGAATAACCCTTTCTGCTGCCTCTCCAACTGCATCCGGAGCACCATTACCACATCCACATCGCGCAGTCCCTCTGCAATGGAGGTATAAGGCGTCACCCCCAGCTTCCCAATATCAGGCGGCAGCAGCGTAGCCGGAGCTATTACCCGCACCTCGGCCCCCATCCTGGTAAGTCCCCAGATGTTTGACCGGGCCACCCTGCTGAACATGATATCACCTACAATCGCCACCTTAAGCCCTTCAAGTCTGCCTTTTTTCTCTTTTATGGTGAACATGTCCAAAAGCGCCTGGGTTGGATGTTCATGAAAACCGTCCCCGGCATTTATCACAGCTGCCGAGAGGTGTTTTGCCAGGATATGAGGAGCGCCCGAAGCGGAATGCCTGATAACAACTACATCTGCCCCCATTACTTCAAGAGTTTTCCCGGTATCCTTCAGGGTCTCACCCTTGACCACACTGCTTGTTGAGGTACTGATATTGATAGTGTCAGCACTCATATACTTCCCGGCAAGTTCAAATGATGTCCTGGTCCTCGTGCTGGGTTCATAAAAAAGGTTAATTACGGTTTTCCCCCTAAGGGTCGGCACCTTCTTAATCTGCCTGCCGATGATATCCTTCATCGGTTCAGCCGTTTCCAGAATAAGTCCGATTTCCTCTATTGACAAATCCCTTATCCCCAAAAGGTCTTTCCGGTTCAGCCCCATTGCTGTCCCCTCCTTTTATATCATTATACTTTTTGGCTTCCCCTTTACGAGTTGCTCTGGAAATAACTGTCGCTTATGGTGAGGTGTTGCACAAGTTTTTTCCTTGCACAGGCGTTGTGAGTCTTGCTGCAAAGCACCGGCAACAAGGCAGAGAGTCCCCGCATGT
This genomic window contains:
- a CDS encoding dihydroorotase, which encodes MKLLIKGGKVIDPVNGISQDADVLVDKGKIAAVDKNIAADGAEVVEAVGKLVMPGFIDMHVHLREPGLEAKETIASGTRAAAMGGFTGVACMPNTNPVIDNQALVEFVKFRAAGEGAVNVFPIGAVTKGSKGEELAEIGDMRLAGAVAISDDGRPLMNAQVMRLAMQYAAMFGMPVISHCEDLNLVADGVMHEGYFSTVYGLKGITRLAEEAMVARDIMLAELTGAGLHIAHISTAGSVELVRMAKKKGIRVTAEATPHHFSLTDEIVGGFDTATKVNPPLRGEADVRAVKEGLRDGTIDVIATDHAPHTVEEKDVEYNYAPFGIVGLETAVGLAFRELVRPGVLSLEELVMKMSVNPARILSLEGKGHLGVGTDADITVVDPELKEIVDVNSFASKAKNSPFGGWELIGMPTTTIVGGQLVMHKRKLLV
- a CDS encoding aspartate carbamoyltransferase catalytic subunit; amino-acid sequence: MGLNRKDLLGIRDLSIEEIGLILETAEPMKDIIGRQIKKVPTLRGKTVINLFYEPSTRTRTSFELAGKYMSADTINISTSTSSVVKGETLKDTGKTLEVMGADVVVIRHSASGAPHILAKHLSAAVINAGDGFHEHPTQALLDMFTIKEKKGRLEGLKVAIVGDIMFSRVARSNIWGLTRMGAEVRVIAPATLLPPDIGKLGVTPYTSIAEGLRDVDVVMVLRMQLERQQKGLFPTIREYSRLYGVTAERLKLASPEALVMHPGPMNRGIEIAPDVADGIQAVINEQVTNGVAVRMALLYLLTGGGNPHEAVN